The nucleotide window GCCGGCGTGGCTGATCTCCTGAGCGCGCCCGTCCACCCGGCCCCCGCCCCGCACGCCCTGCAACTGCGCGGCGTGTGGCTGCGCCTGGGCCGCGAGGTCATCCTGCGCGGTGTGGATCTCGACGTGGCGCGCGGCGAGGGGGTCACGCTGCTGGGCGAAAACGGCGCGGGCAAGACCACGCTGCTGCGGCTGCTGGCCTCGGCGCTGCGGCCCACGCGCGGAGAGGGCCGGGTCATGGACTTCGACCTGCGCGACTCGCGGGCGGTGCGCGATCAGGTGCACCTCATGCCGGTAGACGCGGGCCTGTACCCCGACCTGAGCTGCGCCGAGAACCTCGACTTCGCCCTCCAGATGCACCGCGTGGCGGGCGACGTGCCGGGGGCCCTGCGCCGCGTGAATCTGGAGGCGGCAGCGGCGCGGCGCGTGCGTTTCCTGTCGGCGGGGATGCGCAAGCGGCTGGCCCTGGCCCGCGCGCACCTGCTCGCCCGTCCCCTGACCCTGGTGGATGAACCCTTCGCCAATCTCGACGACGCGGGCCGCGCCCTGACCATCGAGCTGCTGGGTGAGTTGCGCGCGCGTGGCGTCACCCTGATCGTGGCCGCCCACGAACCCGACCTCGCCCGGCAGGTGGCCCCCCGCACGCTGCGGCTGGCCGCCGGGCAGCTTGGAGAGGTTGGCGTGCAGGAGGGGCGCGGGATCTCATCCCACCGCGCGGAGTCGCCATGAGAACGGCCCTGACCCTGGCCCTCAAGGACCTGCGGGTGGCTGGGCGCACCCGCGACACGCTGCTGGCGACGGGCTTTTTTGCGGGGCTGGTGCTGCTGGTCCTCGGTCTGGCGCTGGGTGGGCAGGTGGGGCTGCCCCCCGAGCAGGCGGCGGCGACGGCGGCGGGCGCGGTCTGGACTGCCCTGGCCCTCGCGGCGGCGGTGGGCGCGCAGCGGGCCTTCGCGCAGGAGCAGGAGGCGGGCGCGCTCGAACAGCTCCTGCTGTACCCCGGCTCGCACGGCGCGCTGTACCTGGGCAAGCTGCTGGGCGTGCTGGGGCCACTGCTCCTGGTCGCGGCCTTCACGGTGCCTGCCGGGCTGGTGCTGTTCGGGGCGGCCGGGGCGGGCAACGCGGTGCCGTGGGCGGCCCTGATCCTGACCACGGTGCTGGGCATCCTGGGGCTCTCGGCGGGCACGACCTTCTACGGCAGCATCACCGTGAATCTGCGTGCGCGCGAGGCGCTGCTGCCCGCGCTGGCCTTTCCCATCCTCGTGCCGGTGGTGATCGCTTCGGTCAAGGCGACCTCGCTGCTGCTCGCCGAGGGCTGGTCGCCCGAGGTCGCCACCTGGCTCGGGTTCCTGACGGCCTTCGACCTGGGGACCGTCATCCTGGCGACCCTACTGTTTCCCTACGCGGCCGAGGGCTGAGCCACAGTCCGGAAAATTCCGGTAAAGCCCCGTGGGCGACGACTCTGGTCAGGTTGGCCCCTACTCTGGTCCCGGACGAATCCGCCAGAAGGCCTGCCTCCGCCTCCACCCAAAGGCGGATGAACGGCGGCCTGCGCCCAGCCCAGACTGAATCTCATGAACTCCTGGGTCCTGGCCGCGTTCGCTGCTCTGAGTGTCTCGACCGCCTCGGCGGCGTGCCAGCCGGGCGCGGCCGAGTTCTCGCAGGCTGGGGGCCGGCTGGACGAGGCCCTGCAGACCCTCGCGCGCCGCACCGGCTGCCCGGTC belongs to Deinococcus sp. Leaf326 and includes:
- a CDS encoding heme exporter protein CcmB, yielding MRTALTLALKDLRVAGRTRDTLLATGFFAGLVLLVLGLALGGQVGLPPEQAAATAAGAVWTALALAAAVGAQRAFAQEQEAGALEQLLLYPGSHGALYLGKLLGVLGPLLLVAAFTVPAGLVLFGAAGAGNAVPWAALILTTVLGILGLSAGTTFYGSITVNLRAREALLPALAFPILVPVVIASVKATSLLLAEGWSPEVATWLGFLTAFDLGTVILATLLFPYAAEG
- a CDS encoding ATP-binding cassette domain-containing protein, translated to MADLLSAPVHPAPAPHALQLRGVWLRLGREVILRGVDLDVARGEGVTLLGENGAGKTTLLRLLASALRPTRGEGRVMDFDLRDSRAVRDQVHLMPVDAGLYPDLSCAENLDFALQMHRVAGDVPGALRRVNLEAAAARRVRFLSAGMRKRLALARAHLLARPLTLVDEPFANLDDAGRALTIELLGELRARGVTLIVAAHEPDLARQVAPRTLRLAAGQLGEVGVQEGRGISSHRAESP